gaaGACATGgcggcatatgttcgttatttaattctacTCTCGTCAACTGGTCCCATGGTCTAGTGGTCAAGCCTCGACGTGGTTGtgtcccacggatcgaatccccacgccgcccaggattttttgtatacaattcctgccttcggagcgacggtggcgcgctcctgtatataaaggctgaactaagatggcggcgacggtggcgcgccctggtaaccagtGTCAACAACGATGGCGGgcccccaggggggggggggggtggtactgGCACAATGATTACATTGGTCCAGTACTCCTTACCTCCTCCTACTTGTGAGGAGttcaattttcagaattttacatTATATGTCGAGAATTACGAATTACGATGTCAATTTcaatatttacaaatttgttcATATATAACTTCTTTACTTGATACTCTTTGAGATCTTTTTCCATAAATGTAGTAAACACACTTTCACAAAAAGATTAAGGCAGTGATgttatactttttaataaaatgacAATTAGTTGAAATTCTTCCCGGATACCATTATTAAGGATTGGGAATATGGATAGAAAAATTTTCGCAACATTATTTGTTTGATATAGCTGTCTATATTATTCATATCCAGAATTCAATATAATTATGTTGTAATAGTTAAGTCATTTTATAAGAAATCACAAGTTTAACTCATTCTAGGACAATTGAATAGGAGTcttatttccccctcccctttttggGATAcagtaatacatttttatatgaaACGATTTTTTTCTACTTTAAGTAATGTTAGTGCAAACAAAATTTtcggaaatataaaatttattgccatgtatttttaaaattatggttatgacaaaaaatctatatatttttCTATGCCTACGCGGGAAAAGGAAATGGGGAGTGTTTCTAGGAATCTTCTGTAGACAGTGACATTTCACTTGTTCGgaattaaaattaatggaaacaaaCATTCCGATTATATTTCTAAGTAAAGAAATTAATGTTATATACTTACCCAATGTACAATTAACCAAACCAACGGACTGGAATTGTGTAATATAAAGATATTGTTATAATacttaacaatttattttctttaatcttGAATATAGGCGGGGGGGGGAAATATGTGTAACCAATGTATCGTACCTAAACTTATaactttctttttttgttttaaattaaattaagaatCTTACAGAAGGTTTGGGAGCTTTTAAAAGGATCAGGAGGTTCAGTGACCCTTATATCGCTAAAGTGAGGCtatggttgatttttttttgtctcagtgAGTTGTAATGtatcttatttattttacatgttctAACGGTCCCCTGCCTCGTGTTTGTTGCAGCAGCCATGCAGGGAAGCTGTAGACGCAGGTGCCCGCTTCTAGCGGTCGCCCTCCTGGTCCTCCTAGAGACCGCAGCCGGAGCGGATCACGGGTCCACCCAGCACGCTCCAGCTCCCGGCGAGGACAGCTCTCCTGCGATACCGATGCCCCGCGCCGACGAGACACCTGCCGGGGACAACAACGACCTGGAGTTCTACAAGCGCCTCTACGACTTCGGCCTGGGCAAGCGCGCCTACAGCTACGTGTCCGAGTACAAGCGTCTCCCGGTCTACAATTTCGGCTTGGGCAAGCGCAGCAGCCGGCCCTACTCCTTCGGGCTCGGGAAGCGTGGGAGACAGTACTCCTTCGGCCTGGGCAAGCGTCCCGCCGACGAGTACGAGGACTACCCGACCGTGGAAGACGATGACACGGAGGAGGCTGACGACGGCGACGATGAGGAAAACTCCGTGGACAAGCGCGGCCGGCAGTACTCTTTCGGTCTGGGAAAGCGCGCCAAGCCGTACTCCTTCGGTCTGGGCAAGAGGACTTCCCAACCTGGGCAGAACTCTCTGTACTCCTTCGGCCTGGGGAAGAAGGCCGAGAGACCTCACTCCATGTACTCGTTCGGCCTGGGGAAACGGGCCGACGGGAGGCTGTACGCGTTCGGGCTCGGCAAGCGTCCGGCCGGGGAGGACCTCTTCGATGACGACGAGGATTCGGGGCTGGACGAAGGGAAGAGGGCCCAGCACAGGTTCGCCTTCGGCCTGGGCAAGCGGGAGGTTTCCACGGCGGACCTGGAGGCGGTGAAGAAGGAGCAGGAAGATCTGAAGCCcaaagcagcagcagcagcagcggggGATCACAAGATCTCCAAGAGGAGTCTCCGGTACCCGTTCGCCCTGGGCAAGAGGGGCGAAGACTGGGACCTGGAGGACGATAACAGGCTGCCGTCGTACGCCCGCCTGTCGCGGCGACCCTACAACTTCGGGCTCGGGAAACGGGTCCCGATGTATGACTTTGGGTTGGGCAAGCGTTCGGAAAGCGAATGAATCTTCCTAATTCCCCACCCATCCCTACCATGAAACAAAAAGGGAGAACCTCCACCTATGTAACAAACTGACTGTACAGAtaagtgtaaatattaaaaacctagaaaaaaataaataatgttcactCGTAACGTTTTAGTTATTCGAGGCAAAATTACTTTGTCTAAACAGTATCGTTTCGTTGTCATTAAACCACAAGGAGTTATCTACAGAAATGTAAATGATGTATTATTATTTCAAGGTTTTTGAAAACTAAGAAGCAGAAATATAATATGTACCAATTAATTTGGCCTCTTACCTGTCTGCAGGTCAGTTGAACATGCTAGTCAAATGTACCTTCTCGCAAGTTTTATAATTTTCGTCGCTATGTTGTTATAcatgaataaattataaaatttctgaTGAAAGTGTTCTGTTATTAGTAGCTTAGGGATTAGTGATGTTTATTGTTACTATACCATATTAATGGATTCTTAGCGGTCAATAATTATTGACAAGTACAATCTGAATTTATACATTGTCATAATATTGATTTCTCATCAACGAATATAAGTTTTgtaacacatgaaaaaaattttgatCAAATATAATGGTTTTACACAAATTAACATACACAATAGAAATTTTGTGTcaaaatacaacaataattattttgctGATGTCTAAGtcgtaaatatttaaatgaagagTGACTGGTATACTATTAATGTAATTACTAACTTTCCCTAcacaatattttaatacttattatGGGAGGCATCTGTGTAAATAGATTGTTTTTGATATAACTGACCTTTTCAGTGaagatttgtaaaataaaaaaaaaaaaactatcacaaTCTTAAATTCTAGAtcaatgtattttatataaaacgAACGATAGTGGTTTTTGAAAGTAACAAATTATATGttataatatacaatttaaatttatagatacagacattatttttttttcaagaaaataagataaaagttgtttttaatttttagcatatattatttatatgatgTTAAAAATCTATTGTTAGAGTGCTCGAACATAGTTTACCTTGACGAAATCACTCTTCTCTCCTTTAATTTAATGATGAAGACAATTAAAACTCACAAGTTTATGCCATTGTTTACACtgacactttttatttattaaggttaGTGctgttcttaaaataattttacaatctCCCTTCAATATTTAAGGAAAATTgatacaatcacatctttatttgtAGTGTAAAGTACAGATCTCACACTTCTTTGTTGCTTAGTATTACTATAACAAAATTCCCTAATTTCTTACGTGAACATACTTATAGAGAATTAAATTCTAATTGGTAGATTAGTGCAATATATTTACATGACCAAGACAGAAATTCACAATTAATCTTTTTTCATgacaattttataataattgtaactacattatcaTATTAATACGGATCAAAATATATTAGAAGgtcaaataattgaattattCTGAACTGTAACTTTATTCTTCATCGCAACACCATCTTTACGATTATTATAACTAATAGATGAAATTAATAATCCAATAATAACTACTAAAGCTATTGGACATTAATGATATTGAACTTATGAATACTCAGAATTTGACTCGtgggaaaataataattttcctttATTAGATGTAGATATTCGAATTGTATTAcctttaaatacttttattcgaATAATTGTAACATGTATAGATGTAATTCATTCATGAATATTACCATCTTGTGGGTTTAAAATTGATGTAACACCTGGACAGCTAAATCAAGCAAGAATAATATTAAACCGGAATTAAGAAATTTGTGGAACTTAAACCACTTTTGATGAGAAAAATAGTTAACAAATAACATTAGTATGTCATactacaattattaaaatttaatattttctaattCCACAAACAGCACCTATAATATGAATAAGTATATCATTATCATAACattcataataataattatagtgAAAAATCCTGAAAATGATAACAAATCTATTCTCAATTTTCGACCCATCGACAAGAATTATTGAACATTAATTGGATTAAGAATCATACCTACCTatttaaaattatcaataaaaataaaggcACAACACTAATTTTCATGTAATTATAGATAATAATACTATAGGGTTATTTTTACAAGACCAAGAcatttattaataacattatcaTTTATAATCTTTGGGtgatcaaaaaatatttacacatttagTACCAACAGGTATTAATACATTTCataatatgtattgaaatatcATTTGACCTTATCAGCTGGTCATCTAATTTTAACTTTACTAGGAAATACAAGATTTCATATATTACCAATCATATTAATgattcaaataatattattaactttaGGAACAGCAGTAGCTATTATTCAAGGATATGTACCCCTATCATTTAGTAGAAATAATACCTTCACCACTAGTTGGAGCAGtatcaacaataataatattagtaggaaCAGTTAGATTCTTTCaacaaataacaaatttatttataacaattattcaATGATGACGAGATGCAATTCCAGAAGGAACATATCAAGGAATACATACTAAAATAGTAATCAAAGGATTACGATGAGGAataattctatttattatttcagaagtATTCTTCCATAGAAGATTATCATCAGCTGTACAAATTGGAACAATAAGACCCCCCCCCTATAGGAATTTATCCTTTCAATCCAATACAAATCCCATTGTTAAACACTATAGTTCAATTAACTTCAGGAGTTACTGTAACATGAGCTCATCACAGATTAATCAAcaacaattttaaagaaataaatcaaaGTTTAATAATCACAATTATTTTAGAATATTACAAATATATGAATATATTGAAGCCCCATTCACAATTAGAGACTCAGTTTATGGATCAACATTCTTTACAGCAGCCGGATTTCATGGTATTCATGTAATTATtggaataacatttttatttgtaacatcaaCACGACAATTAAAACTACATTTTTCAAAAACACACCATGTATGTTTTGAAGCAGCAGTAAGATATTGACATTTTTTGTAGATGTAGTATGATTATTATACATTTATACTGatgtaattatttacttaaatatacTTATTATATTAACTTCCAATTACAAAGCCTgagtaaattataataataatctgaaatattattatttcaaaaaaatcaaTTCACCTTTTGAATGTGGTTTTCATCCCAAATCATCTCCACGAATACTTTGTTTAATTTGCAAtaatttttcatattga
The nucleotide sequence above comes from Bacillus rossius redtenbacheri isolate Brsri chromosome 17, Brsri_v3, whole genome shotgun sequence. Encoded proteins:
- the LOC134540837 gene encoding allatostatins isoform X1; protein product: MPSCRQGRVRKVYLPAFTEHNFASVIVQCTGSLSERDHPDVQFMSAGVGNRLSIVVAVEKMNISMAAMQGSCRRRCPLLAVALLVLLETAAGADHGSTQHAPAPGEDSSPAIPMPRADETPAGDNNDLEFYKRLYDFGLGKRAYSYVSEYKRLPVYNFGLGKRSSRPYSFGLGKRGRQYSFGLGKRPADEYEDYPTVEDDDTEEADDGDDEENSVDKRGRQYSFGLGKRAKPYSFGLGKRTSQPGQNSLYSFGLGKKAERPHSMYSFGLGKRADGRLYAFGLGKRPAGEDLFDDDEDSGLDEGKRAQHRFAFGLGKREVSTADLEAVKKEQEDLKPKAAAAAAGDHKISKRSLRYPFALGKRGEDWDLEDDNRLPSYARLSRRPYNFGLGKRVPMYDFGLGKRSESE
- the LOC134540837 gene encoding allatostatins isoform X2; its protein translation is MQGSCRRRCPLLAVALLVLLETAAGADHGSTQHAPAPGEDSSPAIPMPRADETPAGDNNDLEFYKRLYDFGLGKRAYSYVSEYKRLPVYNFGLGKRSSRPYSFGLGKRGRQYSFGLGKRPADEYEDYPTVEDDDTEEADDGDDEENSVDKRGRQYSFGLGKRAKPYSFGLGKRTSQPGQNSLYSFGLGKKAERPHSMYSFGLGKRADGRLYAFGLGKRPAGEDLFDDDEDSGLDEGKRAQHRFAFGLGKREVSTADLEAVKKEQEDLKPKAAAAAAGDHKISKRSLRYPFALGKRGEDWDLEDDNRLPSYARLSRRPYNFGLGKRVPMYDFGLGKRSESE